In the genome of Paenibacillus pabuli, the window ACCAACTGGCTGGGTGAAATTCTCACCCGACTTAGAGAAGATATAGGAAGTGATGAAGATGAACAACCAACCACATAAGAACGATAATCAGAGTAACAACAATCAGAACAACAATCGCAGTAAAACAACAGGCTTCAACAGCATGAAGAGCACCGATGCACGATCCAAACGATCTCGTATTGCCCACCAGACGCTCGCTATTCTGGAGGCAGGCGAATACATGAACGGATATGATCGCAGGGTTCAGATCGATGTTGATTTACAGCGAGCGATCCAAGATTCGGTCTTATACCGCCCAACGGAGCTTGTCGCTCTTCGAGAAAAGCGAAGTAAAGAAATGGCTCAATTGCAGCCTCCTGCCGAAACCTCAACCGTTCGTATTGAGGTGACGGGTGAGACCACACTCGCTGCCGCTTCACGCCTTTCTGTGGATGAAGGAAGGGAAGATGTCGTTTGCCTGAACTTTGCTTCAGCGAAAAATCCCGGCGGCGGCTTCCTGGGAGGAAGCCAGGCACAGGAGGAAAGCTTGGCCCGTGCTACAGGCCTGTACCCATGTATCGCCCAAATGAACGAAATGTATGATTACAATCGCAAGCAGCGTTCTTGTTTTTACTCGGATTACATGATCTATTCGCCTAATGTTCCGGTGATTCGTGATGACGAGGACCAGCTGCTCGACAAATACCATCTGGCGGCATTCATCACAGCGCCAGCTGTAAATGCTGGAGTCGTGAGAGAGCGGGAAGATGCCGATGATCAGCAGATTGAGTCCGTCATGAAAGAGCGCATTCGCTATATTCTGGACGTGGCCGCGCTGCAAGGGCACCGAACTATTGTTCTTGGTGCATATGGCTGCGGCGTATTTAGAAATGATCCGGAGAAGGTAGCGAAGTATTTCCATGATGTGTTGGTGGGAGAGTACTTCCGGTCTTCCTTTGAACGTATCGTGTTTGCCGTATTCGACCGGACAGCGGGACAAAAAACGTTCAAGACGTTTAAGAATCGTTTCGCGGCAGAGTGACTTGGCGCAGTTTGAAAGTTATAAAGTGGTAAGGGAGAGGACAAGTATGGAGTTTCGCGAAATACAGCAGGATTTGTTTGCCATGGATGATCAGTACACACTTGCACACTGTATTTCCGCCGATGCCCGGATGGGAGCAGGCATTGCGGTACAGTTTCGGCAGCGATTTGGATTGGAGGTTCTCCAGGAACAGGCGCAGCAGGAGCCGCTTGAGATCGGACAATGTTATCCGGTAGGAAGGACACTGAATTTGGTTACGAAGGCCAGATTTTCGAACAAGCCAACCTATCAGTCGTTTACCCGTGCCGTTGAATCCATGCGTGATATCTGCGTTAGCGACGGGCTTAACCAATTGGCTATGCCACAGATTGGCTGCGGACTGGACAGGTTGAAGTGGGATAAGGTGAGGGGCATTATTCAGGATGCTTTTGCCGAAACGGATGTTGAGATCGTCGTTTGTACCTTGTGATTAGGCCATGCCAACGGCTTTTCATCTACAGGAATACAAGTATGGATACAAAAAACCTCTGCTTTGAGCGGATGGAGAGAGAGCATGTTAGCTGACTCTGTTCCGATCTTCAAAGAGAGGTTTTTTTGATGCTTTTATTTACAATCTTGTGTAATGGTCAATTTACTTTTTGGAGAACATTTCTTTGGCTTCATCCATGGCCATTTTATTGCCGATCGAAGAATAGTCCAACCAAGGTTGAGCACCGATCGGATAGACATGACCTGCTTTGACAGCCTTCAGTCCTTGCCAGATCGGATTGTTTTGCAGTTCTTTGAACATGTTCTGGGCTTCATCATCCGAGTTCACAACCACAAAGATCGCATCTGCATCAAAGTCTGGCAGTACTTCACGGGAAATGACCTGATACGGTTTGGACGAATCAAATTCCTCAATGCCTTTAGCTGGAGTTAACCCCAGGTCTTCATACAAAATTGGGCCCATGGGACGGCGTGTACTGAACACACGCAATTCTTTGGCGGTAACACGGATAGCCATTACGGTGCCGTCACCAATTGTATCATGGATCAGGGATTTCACTTCTTCCGTTTCTGTCGCATAATCCTGAATGTATTGCTCAGCTTCTTTCTCGCGGTTCACCAGTTTACCAATGTCTTTCAGGTGGTCGCGCCACGTGCCATCATCCAGGTTGAAGACGTGTACAGGAGCAATTTTCTCGAATTTGGCAATATCATCACCGGAGAATTCTTCGTCCAGATAGATGACATCCGGTTTCAGAGCAAGTAGGGCTTCCATATCCGGGTCCTTCACGGGACCGAGCGGCGTTGTATTTTGAAGCCGGTCAGCAACATGGGACAGGAAGGCTTTGGCTTCCCCGCCAATCACCGAACCAACCGGTGTAATACCGAGAGACAGCAGGTCATTGGTCAGATGGATCGACATGGATGCGATGCGTTGTTCTCCAGAAGCGGAATGGGTATCCTGTGTAGCGTTCGAAGTGTCCGTAGTAGAACCTTCCGAAGCAGAGGATGAATTATTGGCGTTCCCACAGGCTGCGAGTACCAGCACCAGACAGATGCTCATGAAGAGCATAAGGTTTTTCTTTAACATGGGTAATCTCAATCTCCTTGAACATCTCATAGATGTAGTTTTTTAAGTTGAATATGACGGTTGGGATGCATTTAAATTGCTCCGATAGAGCCACTATTTGGTTCGTACCAGCAGATATAAAAAGTAAGGTGCGCCGATCGCCGCGACCACGACGCCTGCCGGAATGGAATTGGGCTGAAAGATCGTTCGCCCGACGGTATCGGCAGCAACCAGAATCACCATGCCAATGAGTCCTGCGGCTGGGATCAGATGGCGATGCATCGGGCCAACCAGTCTGCGGGCCAGATGCGGCGCCGCCAGACCAATGAATCCGATCCCACCGGCCATGGACACACTGACGGCAGATAATGCGACCGTACACAATAGCAAAATAACACGTTGGGATCTGACGGGTGTACCGATACTGGTCGCGGCAGCATCTCCCAGATTGAAGGCATCCAGCGTTTTGGAGCGGCTCCATATGTACGAGATGCACAGTACAATCCATGGAAGCAGCGCTTGAACATGAACCCAGTCTCTGCCCCAGACGCTGCCTGCCAGCCAGCGGGCGGCGAAGGAATAGGTGTCTTCATCCAAACGCAGGGACAGATAGAGCGTCAGGGCATGGAAACCGGCTGCTACGGCAATGCCCACCAGAATTAGTTTAATGGGGGATACTCCGTTATGTCGGTCATAGGATAGCAGCATGATAATCAACGCTGCGGCGACACTGCCTGCAAAAGCAAACAACGGAATCAGCAAAGCAACCGAACCATTCATGGAATGGGAGAAGCTTACAAATACCATCAATCCAAAAGCTGCTCCTGCATGCAAGCCAAGGATGCCCGGATCGGCCAATGGATTACGTGTAATGCCTTGCAGCGCAGCACCAGCCACACCGAGTCCCGCTCCGGCGAGTACAGTGACCAGAATCCGTGGCAGTCGATAGTCGAACAATACAATCTGATCATCCGGCGTACCATAGCCAAGCAGGGTGTGAATCACGGCTATTGGGGACAGACGAATTGTTCCCGAGTTGAGGCTGATCACGATAACGGCACAGGCGATGCAGAGAAGCGTAACGCTGACCGCTATGGAACGTTTGCCCCGTGAAGGTGCGTTGGTGTTCATCGCTATAAGGCCCTCCTTTCTTTTCGGGCCAGATAGAGGAAGAAGGGTACACCGACAAAGGCGACCATAATGCCTACAGCCAGTTCCTGAGGCGGGTTCACAATGCGTGATCCCAGATCGGCGAGCACCAGCAGGACAGCTCCAAGCAGGGAGGACATCGGAATGATGAGTCGATAATCCACACCAACCCATTTGCGGGAAATATGCGGAATGACCAGTCCAACAAAGCCGATCGAGCCTACAGCAGATACGGATACCCCAGCCAGCACAACAACCGCGGTCAAGGCAAACAGCCTGGTCCAGCGGAGGTTGATTCCGAGATTAATGGCGACTTCCTCTCCCAGCGACATGAGGGAGATCCGGCGAGCCATGGGCATGATGAGCACGAGAGTGACCAGAAGAACGGGCAGAATCAGCTTCAGATGCCGCCATTCAATTCCCCCGAAGCCCCCCGCATACCAGAAGGCCAAATCCTGACTTAAGTCGAAATATATGGCGACACCAGTGCTGAGGGAACTCAGCATGGCTGCAATAACAGCACCCGCAACGGTAAGTCTGATAGACGTTAGGCCTCCGGGTGCCGCCATACCCAGCAGGAAAATGAGCAGTGTGCCGAGAACAGCTCCGGCAAATGACAGAAACATAATCCAGCCGTAGGGTAGTCCTGGCCAGAAGGCGAAGCTGAGCGCCACGACAAAGGTTGCTCCTGCATTGATTCCAAGGATGCCAGTGTCCGCCAGCGGATTGCGTGTTATACCCTGCATGAGCGCTCCTGCCACAGCGAAGGCAGCCCCGATGACAGCAGCAGCAATGACACGTGGCAGCCGTAATTCGTGAATAATCTGATGCGGCGTCAAAGCCGGGTTGTACTGAAATATGGCAGTCCATACGGTCTCCAGTGTGAGCCCCTTGGCACCAAGAGAAATGGCGACAAACATACTAAGCAGCAGTGCGGCAATGGCCGCCAAAAACATCAGGCCAACCGTCACTGCGGATTTTCGTGATTTGGACGGACGTTGTGATAGTCCCGGATGTTGAATGCGGGTCACTCCTTTGTTACCAACAACGCATTGTTGTTGTTATTGATTATCATTATCAATTAGTGAACATTATAAAATCTTAATTCAGGCCCGTACATGGCATAAATTAAGATTATAGAGATGGACATTTTTTAGATTACAGAAATGCGGTATGGTTCGTCAACATAGAGAGCGCTTCATCGAGCTGGATGTTGATGGAATACGGAGCGTATACCACCCATGAATTCCAGTCTATAACATGCACACGTCCAGCTTTTACCGCGGGATAGTTTTTCCACAACGGATCAGCAGTAATATGTTGCAACAGGGTGTTGCGTTCATGCATGGACGTGACTGCAATCAGAAGTACATCCGCTTCGAGGCCATCCCATTCTCCAGGCGTGAAAGACATCCAATTGAATCCCACACCGGCAGGTTTGCCCGTTAGTTCCTTCTGAATTCGATCAGGAGGGGACAGCTGCAGGCTGCGGTAAAATACATGACCGAAGTTGCGATTGCTGTACATGCGCGGACCTTTTGCAGTTAAGGTACAGATGGCAACGTTGACCTGACCTGCTGTCTCCCTGATCTTTTTGCGAGCCCGCTCCGCCTTGCGCTCATGCCGATCCAGCCACTCCTTTGCCGCTTGAGTGCGATCCACAATAGAGGCAATTTGTTGCAAATGACCGAACATGTCTGTCTGATTCCAAGGGATGGTGATGATTGGGGCTACATCTCCGATGTGTTCCATCGCTTTAGCAGCTGCATTGTCCTTGGTCAGAATCAAGTCGGGATTCACATCAAGGAATGCCTGGCGTCCCTGTTCCCATGGTTCATAGGCATGGAATGGCAGTGTCAACGATTTGGGAACATGGGGCAGATGGCCTTGGATTTGAGCAGCGCATGGTGTGATGCCAAGAGTCATCAGGTGATCCGTGTATGGATAGGAGAGTGAGACGATATTTCGATGTACCTGCTTGGCATAGGAAGTTGGCGCATAACCGGCATGGTTCCTGAAGCGGCGGCTGAAATAGAATTCATCCCGATAGCCTACCTGGCGGGCGATATCACGGATACGCAGATCTGAAGTCATGAGCCATTC includes:
- a CDS encoding TIGR02452 family protein; amino-acid sequence: MKSTDARSKRSRIAHQTLAILEAGEYMNGYDRRVQIDVDLQRAIQDSVLYRPTELVALREKRSKEMAQLQPPAETSTVRIEVTGETTLAAASRLSVDEGREDVVCLNFASAKNPGGGFLGGSQAQEESLARATGLYPCIAQMNEMYDYNRKQRSCFYSDYMIYSPNVPVIRDDEDQLLDKYHLAAFITAPAVNAGVVREREDADDQQIESVMKERIRYILDVAALQGHRTIVLGAYGCGVFRNDPEKVAKYFHDVLVGEYFRSSFERIVFAVFDRTAGQKTFKTFKNRFAAE
- a CDS encoding macro domain-containing protein, yielding MEFREIQQDLFAMDDQYTLAHCISADARMGAGIAVQFRQRFGLEVLQEQAQQEPLEIGQCYPVGRTLNLVTKARFSNKPTYQSFTRAVESMRDICVSDGLNQLAMPQIGCGLDRLKWDKVRGIIQDAFAETDVEIVVCTL
- a CDS encoding iron-hydroxamate ABC transporter substrate-binding protein — protein: MLKKNLMLFMSICLVLVLAACGNANNSSSASEGSTTDTSNATQDTHSASGEQRIASMSIHLTNDLLSLGITPVGSVIGGEAKAFLSHVADRLQNTTPLGPVKDPDMEALLALKPDVIYLDEEFSGDDIAKFEKIAPVHVFNLDDGTWRDHLKDIGKLVNREKEAEQYIQDYATETEEVKSLIHDTIGDGTVMAIRVTAKELRVFSTRRPMGPILYEDLGLTPAKGIEEFDSSKPYQVISREVLPDFDADAIFVVVNSDDEAQNMFKELQNNPIWQGLKAVKAGHVYPIGAQPWLDYSSIGNKMAMDEAKEMFSKK
- a CDS encoding FecCD family ABC transporter permease, encoding MNTNAPSRGKRSIAVSVTLLCIACAVIVISLNSGTIRLSPIAVIHTLLGYGTPDDQIVLFDYRLPRILVTVLAGAGLGVAGAALQGITRNPLADPGILGLHAGAAFGLMVFVSFSHSMNGSVALLIPLFAFAGSVAAALIIMLLSYDRHNGVSPIKLILVGIAVAAGFHALTLYLSLRLDEDTYSFAARWLAGSVWGRDWVHVQALLPWIVLCISYIWSRSKTLDAFNLGDAAATSIGTPVRSQRVILLLCTVALSAVSVSMAGGIGFIGLAAPHLARRLVGPMHRHLIPAAGLIGMVILVAADTVGRTIFQPNSIPAGVVVAAIGAPYFLYLLVRTK
- a CDS encoding FecCD family ABC transporter permease — encoded protein: MFLAAIAALLLSMFVAISLGAKGLTLETVWTAIFQYNPALTPHQIIHELRLPRVIAAAVIGAAFAVAGALMQGITRNPLADTGILGINAGATFVVALSFAFWPGLPYGWIMFLSFAGAVLGTLLIFLLGMAAPGGLTSIRLTVAGAVIAAMLSSLSTGVAIYFDLSQDLAFWYAGGFGGIEWRHLKLILPVLLVTLVLIMPMARRISLMSLGEEVAINLGINLRWTRLFALTAVVVLAGVSVSAVGSIGFVGLVIPHISRKWVGVDYRLIIPMSSLLGAVLLVLADLGSRIVNPPQELAVGIMVAFVGVPFFLYLARKERRAL
- a CDS encoding helix-turn-helix domain-containing protein; the encoded protein is MLTRPSTNMNRNTAHMLTQSEQPDSNKESMTRTEMDAFLNDALLELRQAELVTVNTHWQWSQTELPHHTFVYMHKFTGKLVANGIESLVARKSAFLCTPGTSLELYSDTNHEIELYIIHFDLFRVAEKTKERRIYERELGSPVTGWIQGPYYGIQRIAAQLTTEASQTSLKVQLLLTDLLHMLWPQEGQMDAEGQDEPEQWLRSTLQYMQENYMNEIKLEKLAELAGMHPSYFSQLFKSRMQKNPIEYITHLRMNRAKEWLMTSDLRIRDIARQVGYRDEFYFSRRFRNHAGYAPTSYAKQVHRNIVSLSYPYTDHLMTLGITPCAAQIQGHLPHVPKSLTLPFHAYEPWEQGRQAFLDVNPDLILTKDNAAAKAMEHIGDVAPIITIPWNQTDMFGHLQQIASIVDRTQAAKEWLDRHERKAERARKKIRETAGQVNVAICTLTAKGPRMYSNRNFGHVFYRSLQLSPPDRIQKELTGKPAGVGFNWMSFTPGEWDGLEADVLLIAVTSMHERNTLLQHITADPLWKNYPAVKAGRVHVIDWNSWVVYAPYSINIQLDEALSMLTNHTAFL